The Halobaculum magnesiiphilum genome contains the following window.
CGTCTACGTCGACGGCCCGATCGTGAAGGCGCTCCTTTGTTCCCAAGAGCGGCCGGTCGTGGTCATCCTAGACGAGGTGAACCGGGCACCCTTCCACCGGAAGTCGTCACTCCAGCCGTTCCTCGACCACCGCGGGCAGGCGACGATCGAGTTACGCGGCGGTGAAGTGATCGAGGGCGACCCGGAGAACATCATCACGATCGCGACGATGAATGAGGGCGCCGAGTACGAGACCTACCAGATGGACCCTGCCGAGCGGCGGCGCCACGGGAACACGTGGGAGGTGCCGTACCTCGGGCTGATCGACCGCGACCGCGAGGCGTCGATCGTCGCCGACCGCACGCCCGTGGACATGGACCTGGCGCGGCTACTCGTAGACGGCGCGAACGATGTCCGCCGACTCGCGACTGAGGACGACACGTCGCCGGTCACGACCGGGATCACTACCTCTACCCTGCTCGAATGGGCAAAGACCGCCGCAGCCTACCGCTCGGCCGGGCACGAGAGTCCCGTTGAGCACGCCGCGCGGACCGCGGTCGTCGAGCCGCACTTCGACGAGCACGAAGGCCCCGAGGTGTACCCGGTCCTCCTCGATAACCTGCACGCGGTGGTCCCGGCGTGAAGTTCGACGATGCCGAGGTCGGCGAACTCGTCGACTTTCACCTCGGGTTGCTTCCGGACGACGCCGATCCGGACGAGCAGCCGATGCTGCTTCCTGGCGGCGAGGAGTCAGACGAGGAGCCGGAGGGCGACGAGGAGTCGCTGGGCGTGGGCGTGCTGTCCACAGGCGATCTCGATGAGGAGGACGAGGACGACGACAGCGATCCGTCCGAGTTTCTTGAGGGTACCTGGGAAGACGACCCCGAGGACGTGGACGCCGAGGCCGTCGACACACTCGACGATCGCGACAAGCGCGTCGCTGACTACGACGGCGACGCGCCCAACGGCGAGATCCGCCAGTACCTCCGTGAGACTGGTCTCGCGACCGACGTGCAGGAGGCGCTCGCCGAGATCGGCACCGAAGAGCACGACGAGCCCGCGCCGCGCGGGTCGGTGCTTGACCTGAAGAACGTGATCCGGCGCGTCGCCGGCGACACGACCGTCGACGAGCTGTACCGCCAGCGTCGTGAGCGGCCGGGTGACGACGTGGCGGTCGGCGTCTCCGTCGACATGTCCGGGTCGATGAGCAAGGCCGAGCGCGACGCGAAGGCCGCGATCGGCGCGTTTCTGTTCGGCGTGCAGCAGTTCGGCGGCGAGGTCGTCGCGAACGCGTGGCAGGGGCACGGCGAGATATCGCACATTACCGGATCTTACGAACGGTTCGAGTGGCGCCACCTCGACACGGTGTCGCCCGGCGGCGCCGACCCGATCGCGAAAGGGATGCTTGAGTGTGCGCGCCTGCTCGAACGCACGCGCCCGCAAGAGCAACTCCTCGTCGTCATCACCGACGGGAAGCCGACGGTCACCTCCCGCGACGACGGGGACTACTCCTCGGCCGTCGACGAGGCCGCCGACACCGTCACCGAACTTCGATCGCGCGGGCTCATTGTCGTCGGGTTCGGCTTTGGCTCAGTGAAACCGGAGAACCTCGAAGCGATGTTCGGCGCCGACGGCTACCGCCACGTCGACATCGAGGACCTGGCCGACGGCCTTGTCGAGTTCTTCGCCGAGCAGGTCGGCGCGCGGTCGCCGGCGATGGTGTAACCGGGGATCTGGCAGCACTACCAATCTCACCGTGCGCTGCCCACGGCTCCGGATCTTGCGTTTTCGACCGATAGTCATCATGATCATCATCACAACGACAGGCCTGACGGCCGCCGCGAGGTGGCTGTGATGGGCTACGAGACGAACAGCTACCAGATCGATGTCCCGAGCGACCTCTGGGACGCCTTCCACCGCATCCACGACGACCGCGACCGGATCAACGCGCCGATCGTCGAACTGATCGCGGAGGACGTGGACGAACAGCTTCCTCCCGACGCTGACCCCGGGGTCGAGGAGACGATCAACCGGATCCGCGGAGGGACTGATGGCGCTTGATGCGCTGCGCACGCGTCTCGGTATCGGTGGCCGGCGCCGCCGGTTCATCGACATCGAAGACGTCCGCGACCTCGAGGAGATCTCTGACCCCGAAACGACGAGCGACGAGTCGGGTACGTCCGTCCGCGAGTGGGCGATGCGCCATCCCGCATGGGCGGTCGTCTCCGGACTGGCGTTGCTCATCGCTGGTGGGCTCCTGGTTCGGTTCACCGCGCGATTCACCGTCACGCTCGTCACGAGCCCGTGGACATACGCGGCGATTGGCGCTGCACTCGTGCTCGGCTACACCTACCGAAACGGCTGGCGCCGCCGCGATACGCAGGTTACCGACTGGGACGAGCTGACGCTGAAGCAGGGCGGTGACTCGGTCGCGTACAAGGGTCGGTTCGTCGAGTTGAGTGGCCGCGCCGACGCGTTCATCCCGATCAAGGGGTGGTCCGGCGTGTTCTCGTCACCGCGACCGTACGCGAACGGCGAGATCGCGGCCGGACTGAACGAGTCGTTCGACCCGTGGCAGATGGACGAATCGAAGGCGGCGATCATCCGCCTCGAACCCGGGGAGAACGGCTCGCTTGTCAGTATCTCCGACACCGAGTGGGGCGGCAAGAAGATCGTCCAAGAGACGAACGGAGTGAAACCCGACCCCACGGGGAACCACACCTCGTTGCAGTGTTCGTTGCCGGACTTCGGTGACGAACGAGCGAACGAACTCCGCGAGCAGTTGGAGCAGTTGATGAGCGACCTGCACGACGCGTGGGGGGAGAACGACGCCCTCCGACGCCGCAATCGCAACCTGAAGGAACGAATGAACGAACCTATCGAAGACGAACTCGAACAGCGAATCGGACAGTACGAGCGCCTCGCCGCCGTGAGCTCGATCTCGCGTGGGCGCGGGCGGTCGCGTGGCGAGACGGTGCCGCCGAAACCGCGAGCGGACTTCGCTGGGAACGGGTCCGCAGCGAGCAACGGCGCTGACGCCGAATTCCAGCAGGTCGAGGAGGAACTGAGCGATGACGAGTAAGCGCATCAGCTTGCTTGTCGCGCTCGCTCTCATCGCGACGTTGTTCGGCCCGGCGATCTCGGTCGGGGTCGCGGCGCCGCAAACTACGGACGCCGAGCTCGCGATCAGCCAGCCGCACTACGTCGACGGCGAGATCCAGACGAGCAGCGCGAACGGCACGAGCGTCTATCAGGCCGGCGCCGTCCCGCTGTCGATCGTCCCGCAGAACTTTGCTGCCGACAACGTCGTCGACTACGGTATCGAGACCGACGGCGGTAACGCCGAACTCACCTACGACGAAGCGATGGACCGGTTCGTCTCCACGGCCGACGCGGATGGTACCTACGCGGTCTACTGGAGCGTCGAGCGGGAGGTCGCCGTCGAGAACGAGAGCGGAAACGGCAGTCGGATCGAGACGCGCCGCGAGCGGTATACCTCGAAGATCCGCCTGTCGGGGCTCACGGACATGGTCCACCAGCCTGCGGGAGACCTGGAAGCGACGCGCGAGCAAGCCGACAAGTGGAGTGAATGGAACGCGACCGTCAACGACGCCCGCGAGACCATCGGCAACGGCCTACTCGTCCAAATCGGCCTCGCGAGCCCGCCCACCACGCAGGAGACCTTGCAGGGGATGGTCAACGCCTATCTCACGTTCAAGGCGCCCCTGCACATGCTGACCGGAAACTACACGCAGATCCTCACGCTGATCACGTTCACCTTCGGTGGGTGGCTGTTCGTCGCGACAGTGATCCTGCCGCTGATCGTCGTGATCGCCGGGCTCGCGTACCGGTCGAACCGCTTCGAGATCACCGAGGCAGAGGAGGGGCGCCTCTCGAAGCGCGCTGGCGAGATGGCGAAACGCGAGGATCAGCAGTCGCTCGCGAACGATACGCACAACGACGTGTGGGACGACGACTACATCGCCTCAGCGATGCGTGCGGAGGGCGACGACCCGCTGACGGCGACGACCAACTGGCTCGCGAAGTTCCGGCCGCGCTACCAGTTCCACGCGCGGCTCCAAGCGATGGCCGCCGACGGATGGGTCGGAGTGGTCGACCGACGCGTCCGTAGTGACGGCGGCGAGGAGAGTGGTGATGGCGACAACGGTGCGAGTACTGACACGGAGACCGCGTCGATCGTCGACGCGCATGTCGCCCGCGAGGACGCGGTCGACGAGGACGCCGACACCGTCTCGCTCAACGTGACGCCCGACGACGACCTTCTCGACGCGCTCGACTGGAGCCAGGTCGAGATCTGGGAGGAGTTCGACCTCCTCGCGGCAGAGATCGACCCGGCAGAGGTGCGGACTACACCGGTCGACGTGTACGACCTGGAGGAACTCGTGGAGCTGACCGACCTCGACATGCGACAGTTCGAGGACGAGAGTCACGCCGCTCAGAACATGATCGAACTGTTCCAGTTCATTCGCGAGAACCCGCTGACCGACGAGCACGGCACGCCCGATACGCTTCGGTACGGGCTGGAACATCACCTGCGGGCGGCCCGGCTCCTCGACGAGCGCTTCCACATGCCGATCGACGGCTACATCGATCAGTTCGAGAAGGCGCTTGCGGAGTACGACGCCGGCGCCGACGCGAAGCGAACACTGGATGAGATCCGGGAGGGTGGTCATGCCTGATTTGCTCGCACTCGGAACCGTGCTCCAATCGGACGTGTCAGTCCCGTCGACGACGCCCGGGCAACAGTTCCTCGCGATCACGGTGACTGTCCTACTCGTGTTGGGCGCGATCATCGCCTATCGCCGGTCGCAGGTGTGGGGGTTGGCTGCCGAACACCGCGACGTTCGGGAAGACGTCCGCGCCCAACGCCGGCGCCAGACGCCCGCCGAACTGAAGCTCACTCCCGAGACGCTCGCCGACCTGCCAAAACACGAGCTTCGAGGGCGCGTCGACGACCTGTTCGACGCTGAGGCACGCGAGACTGTGACGCGCTTCCCGGGAGCGCTGCTTCGGATCTACCGGGCCGTTTCGGTCGCGTGGCGCGACCGCGTCGACTGGTTACCCAACCTTGCACGGAAGGCGTTCGGCCTCGCCGTCGCAGTCGTCGTCTTCGGCGCGGTTGCCGTGTCAAGCGACGCGGTAATTCGCCTGCTTCAGACCGACCCGACTGCGCCGCCACCGGGGTCGCTCGTCACGGTGCTCACCGGGGCCGGCCACACCGGCGTGGACGTAGTCGGGCTCTACCCGTTCGCGGGTCAGTTGTGGCAGCTCACGTTCGCCGGTGCGGTCCTTGCCGCGCAGTGGCTCTACCACCAGTGGGTACTGATCGCGGCCGCGCTCATCGCCATCGGTGTGAGCGTGATCGTGCTCGACGCGTGGGTGAGAGACCGCGAGGTACCTGACCGCGTGATTCACGATCGCCGCCGGGCGATCGGTACCGCGCTGGTGAGCGTTGCGAGCGTGTGGGTCGCCGGTGTCGCCCCCGTACTCGTGAGCCAGGAGTTCACGTCGCCGGTGTGGTCGGGGCTCGCCGTCGCACCGCTGTGGGTGGCGTTCCTCGCCGCTGGGATCGCGATGTTGCTGGGGTCCGGGGCGGTCTATCGCCTTACGCAGGGTCTCGGCGCCGCCTTCGCCATGTCGAGCATCGCTGACGACGGGTGGGCACCGGTCCTGGGCATCTGGCTGTCAGTGCTCACCGTTGGACTCGTAGTCGGCGCCGTCGGCCCGCGGGCGGTCGACCGAATCCGCGCGAACATCCGTGCCGTCGCAGGCGCCCGTGCGCGCCCCGTGGCGGCGTTGGTCGTCCTCCAGCGGGCACTGGGTGTTCTCTCCGTCGTCGCCGGCGTGCTGGCCGTCTCCTACGCGGTGGTCGGCGTGAGTGGCGGGGCGTGGGGCGCGGTCCTCGAGGCCGCCGCGACGGCGCCACCGGAGACACAAGCGCTGCTCGGCGTTACCGTGGTCGCGGTCGGGGCGCTGCTGGCGTACGCAGTCGTCGATTCGTGGGGTGACGTGTCTCGCGAGGTTCGCGCGGCGATGGCCCAGCAGGCGATCCGGGCGCAACTCCTTCGTCGCGGCGTCCCGTGGCTCGGCGTGTTCTTCGCGTACGCGCTCTTATCGATCATCCTCGGGAGCATCCCGCTCGCGTTCGCCGGGGCGATCGTCGCCGGCGTTGTTCTTCGGACGGGGGTGCGGCTGGCCGACGAGGCCGAGTACCGCGCCGACATCCGCGGGATGCTGGAGGGCGAACGCAAGCCCATCATCGTGGCCATCCGCGCCATGCGCGTCGACGTGGACGGGCGTGAGGCGTACTACGTCGACTGCAACGGCGAGCAGTTCCTCGATGTGAACCGAAGCGCTGTCGTCGACGATGTGGCGGCCCACGCCCTCGCCGCCGCGTGCGGTGATACGCCACCCGCGGCAGACTCCCGGAAGTTCGCCGACTACGTGTTCCGGATTGGGATCGGTGACCCCGGCAACTGGGACGAGAAACTCGACGAGCAGATCCGAAAGGCTGCGCTGAAGCCGTTCCGCCCCTCGCCAGTCCCGGTGATCGGGAGTCGGAGCCGGCGAGTCCGCCGAGCAACGTTCGACGAGGCGCTGTCGGAGTTCGAGGAGGCGCGCGTACAGCGCCGGCTACGCGAGGCCGACCTCGCACGGTGTCTCGACCGCGGCGAGCGTTCGGTCGTGTTGGAACGCCACCCGTTCACTGTCGACAGTGACGCCGGTGCGTGGTCGAGACTGAGCGGGTGACCGATGGACGCCTCACCCATCGGCCTCGCGGTGCTCATCGCGGCGTGGGCCGCCGTATCCGCCTCCGACTGGATTATCCCTCGGCTGCCGGCGTCGACCCGCGTCATCCTCGGTGATATCGACCTCACCGACCCCGAGTGTGTGGCGGCACTCGATCTGGCCTACGAGCGCGGACCCAGTCTAACGCTCTACTCACCTCGATCTCGTCAGGGTAGTTGACCACAGGGATCAGCCACACTCCGACCGGTGTATTCTAACCAGACGAGCTCATGCGCACGTAGATAATAGTGGCACGACTCCGGTTCCGTTTGGTTCTCCAATAACGATTTGATGCTGGGAGATGACGCTTCTATTTCCTCAATACGGGCGACGCTGTCGTCTTGAGATGACGATGACTCAAGCTCCGGATACCGAACGTCATCTGGGATAACACCGCCGGGATTCATTGCCCAAATCCCTCCGGAGACAAGGAGAACAAGCACAAGGACGGTCCCGAGCTCGAGCCGGTTTGAGGTCGCGAGTGAACGACCCTACTCTTCTCGCTGATTGCGGTGAGGGAGTGGAGTGCAATAGGGACGACCACGCTGATGAACGCCTAAAGTCACGACCTACGGGTAGGATGAGCATCGAGTAAGCCGTGATCACAACTCCACAATCATTGCTGATGTGTCACATTTGTTGGACTGGCTACCAGTACTATTGTAGATCACTCGACCTGAAGATTTGGCTGCATTGATATATTCGTTGGTTAGTCCCGAGAACGCCCCACAACTTCGAGCTACGTAAAGATAGTCAACGCTACCGTTACTGATTGCAGCGGGAGAAACGACTCTTACTGATGCCTCTCCAGTGAAATATGCAACTCTCTTCTTTTCGGATTCAGTCGGGACCAATATCTCTGATCGAACCTCGCCAGCACTGTATAAGAACAGTTCGTTGTAATTTTTCCAGCGAAGGACGACTATATCATTATTTGGATCTGTGGAATCAATCAAAGCATTGGCAGGCTGAACTTTTCCCTCTTTGAAATTATCCGTTAGAAAGACTCCGTGAATGCCTGCGTTTATTAGCAGTGGAATAAATAGGACAAGAACACATACAGTAACTGCCTGACGGGTGTCGATTGAGGAGAGAATTTTTGAAGCACCTTCGCCAATTCGCGAACCCGTAATAGCAGCTAAGCCGGAACCAAAGACGATGCAGATCGCCGGGAAAATAGGGAATATCTGACGTGTCTGAAAAACACCGATCCAACCTAGATTCTTGAGATTATATAGGATAAAGTACGTACCCAGCCAGAGCAACACAAGCCCACGCAATCCATTAATAGAAGAAGATCCTTTTAAATTGCGGATGCCTAGTATAATCAGGGCTGAGAGGATTATTGTAATTCCAAAGTATCCGACTAAATAAATAGGTCCAAGCGGTCCGGTAAAAGAAAGAAGCATATCAATCGTGCTAAGAATGTTCTGCTCCGTATCAAAACCGCGAAGATGCCACCAGAAGTCAAAATAAGAATATGCGGTATATCGCGCAAGGCGTTCTATGGGGCCGTAGTTGTTAATGAATAATGGATATGCGAAATAGCTCCCTTGTTCAGATGAGAACAACCCAATTACCTCTCTGATCGGCCCAAATACAAGATAGGATATCCCGGTTAGAAACGGTGGGATGATAAATGTAGTTACTTGAATCATTCCTTTTTTGAAGTATCTCTTATATATGAAGACACGCCACGCAGCGAATATACTGAATAGGATCCCAACGACAACTGCAGGAATAAACATAAGATATGCAAGGGTAAATGCGATACCTGACAATAAATAGGAGATCAGTTGACCTGATGCCTCAGCACGCAAAAAAAGCCAAACACCGATAACAACGAATGCCACACTTGCGACTTCCGCCAAGCCTCGTCCACTCATCACGATGATTTTAGGATAAAACGCGTAGAATGCTACTGCCCCGATGATTGAAATTTGAGATGAAAAGATTCGTTGACAAACGCGCACAAAGATGATCAATGAAACACAAGATATCAAGACATTGAATACCGCTATGGCTTTGATACCAATGAACGGTTGAAAAACAGGATAGGCTGCTGCTGATAATACGTCGAAAAAGGGCATACGAAGCGGATAGTAGCCTTCAAAATCAGCCACGTATTTGACGACCGACATACGGAGTGGATTGAATGCCGCATATATTTTCCACGCGAGCGGGAACAGGCCCCAATATGATAAGCGGAGGGCTATCCCTGCCACTACGATGTACTCTATCAGGTCCAACTGGTGTAGATCAAACTTCCTAAGCCGTATCATATTAAATAACTATCAAATACATATATTTTCTATCGTACCTATCGCGTTACACTGATGAAATATATCTTTTAGGATTTGCTGGTGTTCGATAGGAGGATATGATGACATCTATGAGAGTTTGCGGAGAATGTTCAAAGCGCCTTGTTCCGGTGCTTTGCGGTGTCCCTCTCCCGACTCCTCGGACTCCTCGGAAGTTGAATCAATGAACCACTCATACCCTCGTCGGAGACAGTCGGCATTGCTGTCTTGTGGCTCCCAGTTGAGGTCATCCCGGGCTCGGGAGATATCAAAGTAGAAGTCCTTGTCTATTGTTTTGTAATGGAACGTCGTGAGGGGGCTATAATCGAGAGTATCCAACGCCCACATCCCGAATTTTGTTGGAAGCCGAGGGAGGCTGGTCACCGTAGACCCCGTACCAGCGTGTGAAATCAAGCTTTCATACGCCTCACGCATGGTGCCAAACTCGTCAGTCCCGATGTTATATATCTGACCGATAGCAGTCTCAGAGTCAGCCGCAGCGATCGCAGCGGTAGCGATATCGCGACCGGACACCATCTGAAACGTGTTGTTACCACTCCCGACGAGGTACACACGTCGCCCCTGGCTGATCCACTCGAAGAGGATTTGAAAGATCCCAGCTCGGCGCTTGCCGACGACCGTCCGGGGTCGGATCACCGTGACATCCACGTCGGTTGCCTGAAGCGCCACTTCGTCGGCTTTTAATTTGGATTCGCTATACGGCCCCTTGGGCTGTAAGAGGCTATTCTCCGTGATCGGCAACTGATCAAGCGAATAGACGCTACTCGATCCCATATGGATGAATCGGTCCACAGACGCATCCTGAGCGGCGTTCATGGCCTGACGTGTCCCCTCGACATTCACCTGTCGAAACCGATCACCGGCTTTCGTCACCGGAACGAGCGCGACGTTATGGTAGACGGTGTCGACACCGTCCATCGCCTGCCGAATGTCGGTCGGATCGCGAATATCCCCCTCAACGTACTCAACCTGGTCGGCGCCGATTTCTGGAGGGTGTTGGTCGAATACACGGACGTCTGCACCTCGTTTCAGCAGTTGTTCCACAATATGGCCGCCTACGAACCCAGATCCACCCGTAACCAGCTTCATACGTCAACCTCCTCCGGGGATGATTGAATACTCTCTGATGTTCGTCGATACATCAGATACACAGACAGTGCGAGTACGGCGACGAACCAGAGCGTTGCTGCCCGGATAATCAACGTTGCACTGGCTGCTGTTGCTTCTCCGGCACCGAACACGATTAGGAACGCAGTCATCGAGCCTTCGGTTACACCGAGTCCGCCTGGCAACAAACTCACAGCACCAAGAATACTGGACAGTGCAAAGACGAAGGCCGCGGCGATCATGGTGACATCAGCTCCGAATCCTTGGAGAACGAGCCAGAGGCCGATGCACTCTAACCCCCACGAAAAGACACTGAGCACTGTCGTCACGCCCAGCGGGCGGGGGCTGAGCAGAGAGCGGGAGTTCGTGTACAGATTTCGCAACGCGTCGGTCTTCGTTCGGAGAATCGGGACAGATTCACTCAGCCCAATGACCCAATAGGACCCTCGTTCATACTGGAGCAGGAGAATTCCCGCGGAGATCGGAATCAGAAACAGCAGCAGGATGAGTGGTGACCGGTCGAATGCAAGGATCCCAAGCAGACTGATCAGCAGGACTCCCAAGAGATCGGTGATCCGCTCAGTGGCGATAACCGGCATCGTTCTACTCAGGGGCGTGCCCTGCTCGTCACGAATGAGCCAACACTTCCACATCTCACCGAGTTTACCGGGAGTCATAATCATGATTAGTCCGCTCCCAAAGATGTAGAAGCTCTTCCGGAGTGGGAGGTCAACGTCCACCTCCGAGAGAAGGTATTCCCACTTGACGAAGCGGAGAAATTGGTTTCCAAGAGTGAGGCCAAGTACGACTGGAAACAGCGTCCATTCGAACTTGCTGAATGCCTCGAGTAGGCTATTCAGATCAGCATAGATGCTGAGTGCAAGCGTTACGGCTAATCCGAACACGACGAACTGCCAGAGATTCCTTTGAAGATCCATCAGTCTCGGAGGCGGTTATACAGTTTCGCGCATTTCGTCCCGGCGTGCGATACGATTGAGCCGCGGCCTCCTACAGGAGACACACGGCCGTCCCGGAGAGATTGCTTCACCGGATCAGCCAGCGATTCACCTGCTCGAGCATCAGACGGGATCTCGAGATCTGTGTACGCTGTCCCGATCTCGTGGGCGAAGTGCGAATCGCTGCCGCCTGTTTTGGGGATCTCATATTGCTGGGCAAATTCGAGAGCTCGTCGGTTGTAGGCCGGTCTGACGCATCGAGAATTGATCGTCTCCACCGCGTCGAGGACATCCGTATACTCAGAGAGTGAAGAAAGGCCACTTCGCATCGCGTCGAACGGGTGGGGTGCGAGTGCAAGCCCTCCCTGGTCGTGGATTTCCTGAATGACCGTCCGCGGAGACTGCCACGGTTCAATCGGCTCCTCAAGAAAGAGCCCGATGATTTGCCCGTCTGGGGTATCGACTTCTTCGGCGGAGATCACGAGGAACTGATCACTCGCTGCCCGCCGTGCGGGACCGACACCATCCATCGTGTTGTGATCAGTAATAGCTACACCATCGAGACCGACAGATTCGGCCCGTCGGACTAGCGTTTCCGGGGCCATCCAGCCGCACTCCGGAGAACGATTCGTATGGGTCTGGAAATCGATTGAGAGTTTCACAGTGTGACCCCCAGCTGTGGATAGTACAGAATCGCCGAGAGCGTGAGACCCCACAATGCGAAGTTGGTCAGGAGCGGCCGGTCGAGGATCAGCTTCACTGGTTCGCTGTCTCCCTTCACTCCAACTGTTAGATAGACGTAACGGAAGACGGCGTAGAACGCAAACGGGATCGTGAGCATCATCAGTAGATCCCGGGCGAAGAACGTATACAAGGCATATGTCATCAGAAGCATTGTCGCGACACTTCCCAAGAGCAGTTTGAGGATCTCAGGAGAATACCCTTCGAGCGAGCTTCGAATCGCGGCTGGGTTGTCCACCTCTTGGTACTCCCCCCAGCGTTTCGAGACGCCGAACATCATCGCTGCCAGAAACATGGAGAGAATCAGCCACGGGCTCATATCGGACGCCGTGAGGACGACCCCCGCGAGCGCTCGAAGGACGAAACCAGCACTGATACTAAACAGGTCAGCGAACATATACTGCTTCAAGATAGTACTATACAGGAAGTTCTGGGCAACGTAGACCCCGATAATAACCAGGAATGCCTGATTTAGCTGCCACGAAAGATAGGCGACCCCCACATAGAGAACGAGTGCCCAAACGACGGCGAGCCAAACCGAGACCTGTCCACTCGGGATTGGACGATGTTGTTTCCGGGGATGCTGTCGATCCTGCTCACGATCACGGAGGTCGTTGATAATATAGGTCCCTCCAGCTGCTCCGGAGAACAAAACGACACCAAGCGTCGTGTTGATCCACGCTGTCAACTCAAGAGCCGACCCGGAGAAGACGACCGGGATGTAGAGGATCAACTGCTTGTACCACTGCCACGGCCGGAGTGTGTACACCAGGCCACTGAGAGTTGAATCGCCGACAGATTCGAGATCCGGTGCAATCATGCAGATCAGCTACAACTCGCCGTGCTCTCGCGCCCACTCAACGCCCTCGCGCATGCCTTCAGTGAGATCAGTTGGGGGTTCCCAGTCGAGTTCGTCCATCGCCTTCGAGGGGTCACACGCGATATGGCGCGACATCTCGCCAGCGACGTGGATATTCTGCTCATACAATCCCAAATTACCGAGCGTCACATCGGCAATCTCCATGAGGCGCGAGATAGGAGTCGGGACGTAGAGCGGACGGAGATCGTCCGCTACGCCAAGCAGATTAGCAATCGTTCGGTAGATGTAGTTTGTCGTATACGGTTTCTCATCCGCGATCCAGTATGTCTCATTTTTGGAGACATCTGGCTGGTTCATAACCGAGATCAACGCCTCGACAAGGCTCGGAACGTACGTCATACTCCGGAGATTCATCCCGTTCCCGAAGACGATCGGATGGCCGCCTTTGATCATGTCCATCAGGCGGTTCATCCGGTCGGGCTGTCGCGGTCCGTAGTACCAGCAGGGTCGGACGATGGTATAGTCCAGGCCGAATTCCTGATGATACCGCCGGACGTGTTGTTCGGCCTCGTACTTCGACTCGCCGTAGTTACTCTCGGGCTGACACGGCATCTCCTCCGTCATCAGCTCGTTCGGGGAATCGTTGAATCCTTGAGCGGCGTTCGATGAGACGTAGACAAACTGCTCGATATCATAGTCGTTCGCGACCTCGAGCATGTTCTTGGTACCATCAGCGTTGATGTCGAAAAACATGTCAGAGCC
Protein-coding sequences here:
- a CDS encoding AAA family ATPase; this translates as MKTDDLKSAIESGAATTGAIAEELGKDASTIRRRAKRAAESDATDIVRERNPNGGGYVYGIEQAGEEVDDQMPVFGGRAYEWSQYVPPPGDDVYMEVDGERSDMEAIIESRDVTGQLPRFRLTGPPGTGKTTLAESIGAKYQFPVIPIQFTASMRDSELLGSPHLIGGESVYVDGPIVKALLCSQERPVVVILDEVNRAPFHRKSSLQPFLDHRGQATIELRGGEVIEGDPENIITIATMNEGAEYETYQMDPAERRRHGNTWEVPYLGLIDRDREASIVADRTPVDMDLARLLVDGANDVRRLATEDDTSPVTTGITTSTLLEWAKTAAAYRSAGHESPVEHAARTAVVEPHFDEHEGPEVYPVLLDNLHAVVPA
- a CDS encoding vWA domain-containing protein; this encodes MKFDDAEVGELVDFHLGLLPDDADPDEQPMLLPGGEESDEEPEGDEESLGVGVLSTGDLDEEDEDDDSDPSEFLEGTWEDDPEDVDAEAVDTLDDRDKRVADYDGDAPNGEIRQYLRETGLATDVQEALAEIGTEEHDEPAPRGSVLDLKNVIRRVAGDTTVDELYRQRRERPGDDVAVGVSVDMSGSMSKAERDAKAAIGAFLFGVQQFGGEVVANAWQGHGEISHITGSYERFEWRHLDTVSPGGADPIAKGMLECARLLERTRPQEQLLVVITDGKPTVTSRDDGDYSSAVDEAADTVTELRSRGLIVVGFGFGSVKPENLEAMFGADGYRHVDIEDLADGLVEFFAEQVGARSPAMV
- a CDS encoding glycosyltransferase family 39 protein, which codes for MSVVKYVADFEGYYPLRMPFFDVLSAAAYPVFQPFIGIKAIAVFNVLISCVSLIIFVRVCQRIFSSQISIIGAVAFYAFYPKIIVMSGRGLAEVASVAFVVIGVWLFLRAEASGQLISYLLSGIAFTLAYLMFIPAVVVGILFSIFAAWRVFIYKRYFKKGMIQVTTFIIPPFLTGISYLVFGPIREVIGLFSSEQGSYFAYPLFINNYGPIERLARYTAYSYFDFWWHLRGFDTEQNILSTIDMLLSFTGPLGPIYLVGYFGITIILSALIILGIRNLKGSSSINGLRGLVLLWLGTYFILYNLKNLGWIGVFQTRQIFPIFPAICIVFGSGLAAITGSRIGEGASKILSSIDTRQAVTVCVLVLFIPLLINAGIHGVFLTDNFKEGKVQPANALIDSTDPNNDIVVLRWKNYNELFLYSAGEVRSEILVPTESEKKRVAYFTGEASVRVVSPAAISNGSVDYLYVARSCGAFSGLTNEYINAAKSSGRVIYNSTGSQSNKCDTSAMIVEL
- a CDS encoding NAD-dependent epimerase/dehydratase family protein, whose amino-acid sequence is MKLVTGGSGFVGGHIVEQLLKRGADVRVFDQHPPEIGADQVEYVEGDIRDPTDIRQAMDGVDTVYHNVALVPVTKAGDRFRQVNVEGTRQAMNAAQDASVDRFIHMGSSSVYSLDQLPITENSLLQPKGPYSESKLKADEVALQATDVDVTVIRPRTVVGKRRAGIFQILFEWISQGRRVYLVGSGNNTFQMVSGRDIATAAIAAADSETAIGQIYNIGTDEFGTMREAYESLISHAGTGSTVTSLPRLPTKFGMWALDTLDYSPLTTFHYKTIDKDFYFDISRARDDLNWEPQDSNADCLRRGYEWFIDSTSEESEESGEGHRKAPEQGALNILRKLS
- a CDS encoding lysylphosphatidylglycerol synthase transmembrane domain-containing protein, whose translation is MDLQRNLWQFVVFGLAVTLALSIYADLNSLLEAFSKFEWTLFPVVLGLTLGNQFLRFVKWEYLLSEVDVDLPLRKSFYIFGSGLIMIMTPGKLGEMWKCWLIRDEQGTPLSRTMPVIATERITDLLGVLLISLLGILAFDRSPLILLLFLIPISAGILLLQYERGSYWVIGLSESVPILRTKTDALRNLYTNSRSLLSPRPLGVTTVLSVFSWGLECIGLWLVLQGFGADVTMIAAAFVFALSSILGAVSLLPGGLGVTEGSMTAFLIVFGAGEATAASATLIIRAATLWFVAVLALSVYLMYRRTSESIQSSPEEVDV
- a CDS encoding PHP-associated domain-containing protein — encoded protein: MKLSIDFQTHTNRSPECGWMAPETLVRRAESVGLDGVAITDHNTMDGVGPARRAASDQFLVISAEEVDTPDGQIIGLFLEEPIEPWQSPRTVIQEIHDQGGLALAPHPFDAMRSGLSSLSEYTDVLDAVETINSRCVRPAYNRRALEFAQQYEIPKTGGSDSHFAHEIGTAYTDLEIPSDARAGESLADPVKQSLRDGRVSPVGGRGSIVSHAGTKCAKLYNRLRD